The Saimiri boliviensis isolate mSaiBol1 chromosome 10, mSaiBol1.pri, whole genome shotgun sequence genomic sequence CATGTCTAGGCGTCTCTAGAGACGCACTTTAGCAGTGCACAATGAGACACGCATGCAGATGTCACTGGCAGCAGGTTTGTTCTCATTCCTCTAGGAGGAATGGAACGTTAAACAGGAGTTTATGTATTCAGCGAAATACTACATTGTGGgtaaaatgaatgaactagatATTCTTGTTTAAACATGTCTGCATCTCAAAAACGTAATGGCCCATAGAAAAAAGCAAGTGGCAACAGGCTCGGGACTGGATAACATCATTtgcataaaatgtaaaaatgccaAAACCCGTAGTGTGCATTGTTTACGAATGCAAGCAGGGTAGGGTAGAAAATAAAGACCTGGGTGAGAACTCTAGCCTCCGGGAAGGGAGGGGACAGGATGCATAGCTCTGGCCTTACCTCTATCCataactttccatttttaaagagaGATTGGAGCTGCCAGCATACTGAGTCCTGTTGCCTCCCAAGACCAGCTCCACTCCTTGGGGTTCCATTAGGTGATCACAATgtcctctgctcccctccccccttAAGTTAGTTCCAGTTGGGCTTCATCGCTAGCAACCAGGACGCCTGcctctaatttcttcttttttttcctttccagttgATCCCCAGTTCCCGCCACCTCGTAGGTATCCAGTTAATACATGTTTAAGTGGACCTGCCCAGGAAGGGGAGTCCTCAACTCTAAGCTCCCGCATTTCTTTTGGGACTTCTCCTGGTTACAAAGAGCATTCATTCATACTGTGACTGAGGGTAAACAAGTCGCTGCCCActcggcctcagtttcctcctaaATGACCGGTCTGGCCCCTTCCAGCCCCAGCAGGGTCTGATTCCAGGAATTCTGTCCTTTCATGTCGAAAACAACACTCGGGCATTTCACAAAAGCACCCAACCCCCTGGCTCCCCTTGGAAGCACAGCCCGCGTCCCTGGAACCCGGGCTGCACTGAGCTGGTCACATGAACTCCGGGCTTTCTCTGGTGTGACGGGTTTCTTAGATCCCTTTGTGAGCGCAGGTTTTGAAAGGGAACGACCCCGGGTTCTGGGTGTGAGAGGCGCAGGGGATCGGCGGGAGGAAGGCTGTCGGAGCCAATCAAGCCGCCTCCAGACCCCAGCACGTCGCCTGGGCTGCGCGCTCCGACTTCGCCTCCGCCCGCGCGCCTCCCGGCCTCGCCCGAGGGTGCCCGGGCAGGCGAAGACCCCAGGTGAGAGGCCGGAGGGTCCCGGAGGGTGGCAGGCCCCGGCGGTTCGGCCCGGGCTCCACGACGGGCTGGCCCGGGCTCAGGGCGTGTCCGTCGCCACCGGGCGGCTCGCTCGACACTGTTCGCTCCTACCGGCTGTAGATGGAGCTGTCTGGGTTCCGGCAGCCTCCGACGAGCCTCGGAGTGTTTCTCTTTAAACGGCCTGAGAGGGACATGCCTCCCAGGATGCAGTTTGTAGCAACATGGCAGCTGCTGTGCAGCTCCCCTGCTGAAGAGGCGCCGGGACGGCAGCGCAGCTCGCAGCCCGGGCCGGGGCCGGAGCCGGGGTCCCAGCCGCGGCCGCAGAGGGGCGGCGCGCGGGCCGGGGGCCGCCGTTGAGGGCCGGGGCCCAGCTCGCGGCCGGGACGCAGCCGGCCGGGCCGCCCGCACAGCCGCGCGCCCCGCTCCGACGCCGCCGCCCGGGCTCCGCGGCCCCGCGCCCGCTCCCCCCGCGCGCCCCGAGCAGGCCGGGGCCCGACGGCCGCGCGCGAGCCCCGGCGGGGGAGACAGGGCCGGGCCCGCGCCGCCTGCGGAGAGCGCCGGGCGGCCGGGCCTGCGTGGGGCCGCgcgcagcggcggcggcggcgactcCGGGGGCGCGGGCCGGACAGCGCAGGGCCATGGCCGAGGCGGCCCCGGCTCCGGTGAGGGCGGCCCGCGCGCGCACGGACGCGCGGCCTCGGGGCCCCGGGGACGGCCTGCGTGTCCCGGGCTCGGCGGCCCGGCCTGGGATCTCGGTAAGGGACAGAAACGCTGCGACGTTGGCGCGGAGGGTGGGGGCGCCCTGAAGGTGTTCGCGCGCCTGGAccggggcggtgggggggggggttggcTGCGGGCCCCGCCGCCGTCCGTGAGAGGCTGCGCGGACGCCCGGCCCGGCACACACGCGGCCCCGAGGTGGGGCGCCCGGAGGCGCGCTCGCTCCCTGCGGGACCCGCGCTGCGTCCGTCGGGGTAGCAGCCGGCACGTTTTCCGCAGAGCTCGGCCCCGCGGAGCCTTCCCCGGCCCGGGCACGGCGCTGACGCGGCTCTCCCATTTCGCAGAGCGGAGTCACTGAGGCACAGACACCTGGCGGCGATCCACCCTGCCGGCCCCAAGGTCACGTAGCGAGGCATCCGTGGCTCCGTGCGGCTGCCCCAGAAAGGCCTGTCCAGCGGGCCGCGGCCCTGGACGGGGAGGGGTTGGCTCTGGCGGCGGCCACCCCTGGGTGAGGGGCCTGGGCTGGCTGGGCGGCAGACGCGGCCCgtcgggggcggcgggggcggccgGGCAGCGCCCAGTCGGGCGTCTCCGAGATGGGAGCAGGTGACCCTCTGGGCTCCAGCCCTGGCCTCCGGCCTCTGCGTTTGGAAGGCCGCGGGCCAAACTTTGGGTGTCCTGACAGATGGTGTCTGGGGAGTGAGCTTCTCGGGGATTGGAGGCTGATGCTCCTCTTCGGGGAGCCACTCTGAAAAATCAGCCCTCAGAGCCCCGCGAAGTCCTGCTCTTTGAGACATCCTGGCCATGCTAGTGAGAGGATTACTGCATGGGAGTCAGTgcctttgagcctcagtttcctattgTGTACACAGGAAGGAGGCAGGATGTATGGCTTTCTAAAAAGCTCTCcaattctttaattaaaaaaaaaaaaaaaaaaaaaacaaaaacaaaaaacctcctgagaaaataaaatcaaatgaagaTTTTTTCATGCCTTTCTCTGGGCTCAGGCCTTCGGGGCCCTTGAATGGCATATACTGCTGGGTGAACCACActgggtcattaaaaaaaaaaaatggcacgaCTTTCTTAATAAGTCAGATACTGTGGTTATGGATGCTTCTGCTAATGTGGCATGAATCCTGGAGACTCAGTCCACTCCTGATCCTCGGGGGAGGGAGGGACGGTTAAATCCTATGAATATGGTTTAGAAGAATTCTCCCTCTAACCCCCTACCAGCCTTTTGAGAATTTGAACTTATTACGTTTAGATATATTTACAGTTCCTCTCTCTCTTCGGccatttctttctgcttaggGTAAGATAAGCCACAGGTTTACCTGGATGGATGGAATAATAGCAAAGAGCTTTTATTTGGAGGGCGAGGGAGGGAAAACGCTCCTGTGGCCCCTCTACAGTCCTCCAAATCTGGAAATGGACAGAGACAGTCGAATGATAGGAAAGAAATAGTATTTTCCTTTGAGCTCTGATTTGTCTAGCTGGTAAAGATGCCTTGGTCTGCTGGCTCTGTTTGCTCTACTggagggttttggtttttgttgttgttgtggtttttttttttttttttccattgtttcaGTTAAACCCCTGCATTGCTCAGAGAGACTGACTTGCCCCCcagggatttttttcccttctttctagTGCTAGGCAGATACCCTAATCTCCCTCTGAGGCAAGGGCTGGAATGTGCCTATTGTGTTGCGTTAGGAAGCCACTTCTCCTGAGAGCCAGGTGCCTAGCCCAGAGGGTCCCCTGCCCTGCCTTCCCCCTCGCGAAGAATTGAGAGTTGGCTTAGCTTTTGATGAGCTTGCAGGTTTAGGGGTCTGTGAGTTCTTGGGAGACGTTTGCTTGTCCCCTTGTGTCTGTTTTGAGGACAAGAACCCAAAACTTTCATTAGGTTTTCAAAGAGGTCCCTGACCCCAACTCAAATGATAATATCTTTAAAAGCAAAGCCTTCCTCCCTACCCCTCCCAACCCTGTCGAACCTCCCACAGGCCTTTGTGTATTAATAATATCCAGGCCTCTGGATTTTTGAGGTAAAACGATTCAGAACACGCACCTGCCTGGCCAGCTGCTTCAGTGGACAGTGAAGGCCTCAAGGTCACCTGCAGGCTGTGGAACCAGACCACTGTGGGACCTGGGGCGGCTTGCTCAGCCTCTCCTGCCCCCATTGTCTTCCTGTACTAAGTATGGATAGTAACTCTAGTACCTGTTTCATagattttgtgaggattaaatgagataatccttTAAAATGCTTAACACAGCTCatggcacataataaatgctggATAATTGTTAGCCATTCCCAGCTGATTAGTGCTCATATCTGGTTAGTGGCAGAGGCTATTAAACAATGCTACCTCAAAGACCTTGTGTGAATAGAGTCTTGAATCTTCAATCCTTGGCTTAAAAGTGCGATGCTATCATAGTTGTCACCTATGAATgaaccaataaaagaaaaaaagctgaggAAGATATGGAATAGCTTTAGATACGTCTCTGATAGGTGACTAAAGGAACTTTATGATTTATCCTAATAATTCTTTTGTAACTCAACAATTTACTCTTCAGCaggcatttattgaacacatactATATGCCAGACTGAACACTGGGGATATGctaattttcaaatgaagaaaattgaaattttaattaaagacCACTTGGATATAGAGCACAGTAACTGAGCAGATTCTGGAGGAAGAGGATGAGGGAGTGGACAAAAATTGTTACAGGAGAAATTGTGTTCGGTTCCAATAAAGATATTGATGATCTAGGTAGGTAAGTACAGAACTAGGCACTCACAGAAGATTGTGGCTTCACCTCCCCAGTGATTCAAGAATTCTCTCCATGTGAGTATGGCAAGCTGGGGGACAAGGAGAGCGTGGGTCATTGAAATCCCAGAAGGACTCCAAGTCTTTATGGTGGTCTGGTCCTCCCAAATCTGGCTACAAGTCACCAGTCCAGCTGACTTCTGCTCTGCTTCCTGTCCTTCCAGGCCTTACTGCTTCCTCATTCCCCACCTCGGAAACCCCAGGGTGGAACCCAGACCACCTGAGCATACCTACTGCAGCGAACCGCTGCCCACTCCTAGGAGTGGCTGAATTACCTGCCTCGATCTCTTTTTCTGCTTATAGCAGAAGCCAGGCCAGAATGCCCAGAAACCCATTCAGCCTCTacagcaggggctgggcacaTGAAAGGTGGTTCCAGGTCAAACCTATATCATACTGACTCATTGAGATGAGTCTGTAGTGCAACTGGTATCAAAGACTAAGAGTCTGGGAAACTTCAGATAATGTTGTGTCCTTACTCTTGGACCGAGCAAAGAAAGGAGCCCAGGGCACCACACAGGCCTAATGCTGGTAGAAGTGGTGGGGGCTGGATGCCAAGTCCACCTTTGAGTCAAGAATGTTAACAGTACTGGCCCCGCCTGGTGAGCCCCTACCCCCATCCCCACTGGGAGATGTGGGATAGTAGGTGCTTGGCTTTTACAAAATTCTGCTCTTTCGTTTCTTCTTATGTGCACTGCTTCAACAACTCAGTGAGGGAGTGTGTGTGTCAGATATTGTTGTCCTCGTTTTATGGATGACGACACAGGACACTAAGAACAGCGAGGTCAAATGACCGATCAAGAGTGACAGAGGCGGCAGTAGGTGTAGACAGGGCCAAAATCCAAGTGTTCTCACAGGAGTCCAGCACCCTTTCCCCTCTACCACACCGCTGCTCATAAGGTACCTGTGCCACGTATGTTGTGTAAAGGGAGATGGCCCTGTAAGAAACAAAAGGTGGCATAATCATCTTTTATTGGCTGTTCATAATAGTGTCATAATTGATATCTAAATTGGTGCTATGGTCTCCAGAAAAGAGTCACATTTGAGGGGTACATGTCATTGCTACCCAAATGGAAGCACTTTTTATGTGTATGCTTGTCTTTGGGATTTCTTTTGCTAGCTGGAGATGGTGGCCTGaactcttttccttccttccctgaacACAGGTTCAGCAGCTGGACATGGAGAACCAACGCTCATCACCTCTGTCGTTCCCCAGTGTTCCGCAAGAAGAAACCTTACGTCAGGCCCCCGCTGGACTCCCCCGAGAAACTCTGCTCCAATCCCGCGTTCTTCCTCCCAAAGAAATTCCTTCTTTGTCTCCCACCATTCCCCGACAAGGCTCCCTGCCCCAAACTTCCAGTGCTCCCAAGCAAGAGACTTCTGGCCGGATGCCTCATGTACTCCAGAAGGGACCCTCACTCCTGTGTTCTGCCGCTTCTGAGCAAGAGACTCCTCTCCAGGGCCCCCTGGCTTCCCAGGAAGGGACCCAGTATCCACTCCCAGCTGCTGCTGAACAAGAAATCTCCCTTCTCTCCCACTCTCCCCACCACCAAGAAGCCCCTGTTCACTCCCCTGAAGCTCCTGAGAAAGACTCTTTGACTCTTTCCCCAAAAGTTCCTGAGACCGACATGGACCCCCTGCTCCAGAGCCCAGTTTCCCAAAAGGACACCCCCTTCCAGATCTCTTCTGCAGTCCAGAAGGAACAGCCGCTCCCCACGGCGGAGATCACCCGCTTGGCCGTGTGGGCTGCCGTCCAGGCAGTGGAAAGGAAACTGGAGGCCCAGGCTATGAGGCTACTGACCCTGGAAGGCAGGACCGGGACAAATGAAAAGAAGATAGCCGACTGCGAGAAGACAGCCGTGGAGTTCGCGAACCATCTGGAGAGCAAGTGGGTCGTGCTGGGGACCCTGCTGCAGGAGTACGGGCTGCTGCAGAGGCGGCTGGAGAACATGGAGAACCtgctgaaaaacagaaatttctggATCCTGCGGCTGCCCCCTGGCAGCAATGGCGAAGTTCCCAAGGTAAGCACATCCCAGTTGGGGCTTCCCGAGGAAGGGGTCCAAATTGGAGTGTGGTTTAGGAATGTGGTGTAATATGAAAGAAAGGGGTggttgagaaaggaaaaaaatatagtgATCTCAGTTGCCAGGATGTgccaaaatcaaattatttctccTGTTGATGAGAGTATGGGCTAGTATAGAAATGCCCCTGGCATCGGGGTTGTCAGTTTAGAAGGGTGTTCAGCAGAGCTGTCCCTCATGTGAGAGGATAAGAAGTCAAAGCAAAGGCCGGTGAGAGCCATGTAGAGGCTTTACCGTCAGTCACTGAGGGTGCGTTAGCTTCACAATCGCAGCAGAGGAAGGAGCTTGGGTTAAACATCACAAGGATCTGTCCTGCTCCACATTTTTATTAGTTCACGTATAAGCCATGTTAGTGCCAGGAAAACTGATTTCAAGAGATTTCCTTTAAAAAGCTAGAGAAGTTAGGTTTGTATATTATTTTCGAGAAGGTTCCGAAAGAGCTTCGGTGTGGACTGGCTTGCTTTGTCTTCTTCAGTGCTGCTGCCCTCTTTCACGGCCATATGTAGAGAGAAAACGGACTCAGTTCTCTAGGCCAGCACACCTCAAAGTTTACTGTGCACGTGGATCTCCTGGGGATGTTACTGAATGCAGCAGCTGATTTAGTAGGTCTAAGGTGAGGTCTGAGAGTCCgaatttctaacaagtttcctgGTAGCACCATTGGTGCTGGCCCACAGACCATACTTTAGAGCTTTAAGAATTATGTCCTGAAGGGGAAGAAAAGCATCAGACAAGACAGGCCCCTCACTCTCTGGGGCCAGGACAGTGGCCAGACTTCTAGAGAAGTCCTAGGTGAGACCCAGAGCCAGGGGTTTGGGACTTGGGACTGGCCAGCCAGGGGCCTCTGACTGCTTCCAGCAGGTCCAAGCCGAGTCTGTTGTGTGGTTTCAGGTTCCTGTCACGTTTGATGATGTCGCTGTCCACTTCTCGGAGCAGGAGTGGGGAAACCTGTCTGAGTGGCAGAAGGAGCTCTACAAGAATGTGATGAGAGGCAACTACGAGTCCCTGGTTTCCATGGGTAAGGAGAAGGCTTCACCCATGGGGGGCTGCCTAGATGCAAGCTCGAGGTGCATTCATAACCTTAGGGAGTTCTGAACCCCAGCAGAGCCAACAGTTGTAagcaagaaaaacagaattttagagaGCACAACAAATTAAAACCAACACCCTCATATACCCACACACATCAGTGCAGCCCAGGCCAGAACGGTCTGTAAATTGAGACGCCACTCGGAGAAGCTGCTGGGgcaagaaggaggagaaagatcTAGGTATCGATGGTCTCTCACTGTCATCATAGTTTACCCCACAGactcctttttaaataaattaatttgtcCAGCAAACTataattaaagaaggaaaaaagaatgaaagaaaagtgtgctgagtgcctactgtgtaccagCCACATTTGAAGTGCTGTACGAGAATCACTTCCTTGGACCCCCACAGCCAAGCTGTTGGGGTGGCAACACAGGTGTTCACACTCCTGCTTGATGATTCAGGTGCCTGAACACCGAGGCTGTGATCAGGGAGGTTAAATGCTTGTTTCATGGAGATCTATCTTACCTCAGAGTCTGTGGATTCTTATGATTTTCATTAAGACTATTTAAGGATGAAAACCTGGCGAAATGTACTTTACTTTTATATATCTGTTTCTGTGATACGGAGAACTCCTTGGGTATATACAAAAAacattatcttaaatatttaaatgtgttgTCACATAGAAACTTTGATTTCAGCCAGAAGTGATAATTTTATACATACCTTCCCGTGGGATATATtctcttgcttttaattttttgactgggcggggtggctcatgcctgtaatcccagcattttgggaggccaaggcaggcagatcacgaggtcaggagtttgagaccagcctgggcaaaatggtgaaaccccatctctactaaaatacaaaaaattagctgttcatggtggtggacgcctgtaatcccagctgctcgggaggctgagacaggaggattgcttgaacctgggaggcagaggtggcagtgagccgagaccatgccactgcactccagcctgggtgacagagcgagactccatctccaaaaaaaaaaattcttctttttttaattgtgaaaattcAACACTTTAAATGATTTCTATGATTAAGAGCAACTACCACCCATTCACCAGCCCCACTCCCCAGAGGTAACCACCATGAACCCTTTGGTCCatgttttctctcatctttttttaCATGTGCAGATATAAGCATGTTACATTCACTGATGCACATGCAGTTTGGCTTTGCACAGAGGGGTCCGTTCGCTGATTTTACCTAATGTGGGGATGTAGAGAGTGTTCCACATAGGCCTCCTTGGAAAGACGGCGCAGTGTTCCAGATGAACCTTTAGGGCTTTTGACCTTTCTGCTGTTGCTGAACAGTAGGTTGATTCCGTTTTTCTCACTGTTAAAAGTGTTGTGATAAACATCTGTGTATTTGTACACTTCTGTGTGTTTCAGTAGGACAGATACTAAGAATTGCGATTGCCAAGTAAACAGGATGCGCGTTTACAGTTTTATGGCTACTGCCTGGTGCTCTCCAGCAGGCTAAGCCAGTTGATATTTCTGCAAGGGTGTGTGGAAATGCCATTTCATACCCTGGCCTGAGCTGAtgttcttctcttttaaatattagcattttttaCAGGTGAAAAATGATACTTAATTTATCTAAATATGTattctttgatgattagtgaaCTTgtgcatctttttatatatttattgaccATTCATATTTCTTCTATGAATTACCTATTTATAGCTTTGCAATTTTACTAGTTATAAAAGTTCTTTATGTATAACTAGGGATAGTAACCCTTTGCCATAtgacatacatatgtgtgtgtgtgtgtgtgtgtgtatttcctccaagtttcttttttcttttctttttttttttttttttgagattgagttttgctcttattacccaggctgcagtgcaatggcatgatctcggctcaccgcaatctctgcctcctgggttcaagcaattctcctgcctcccgagtagctgggactacaggcatgcaccaccacacccagctgatttttgtatttttagtagagagagtgtttcaccatgttgaccaggatggtcttgatctcttgaccgtgtgatccacccgccttggcctcccaaagtgctgggattataggcatgagccaccgcgcccggcttcctccaagtttcttaatctttttgctttattttcaaagaactgtgaactaattttatataagaaaatctatcagtattttattttatggcttttAGATTTTAATCAggattagttttttgtttttctttttttgagatggagtttcactcttactgcccaggctggagtgcagcggtgtgatcttggctcactgcaacctccacctcccaagttcaagagattctcctgcctcagcctcccaagtagctgggattacaggcatctaccaccacgcctggctaattttatatttttagtagagatgggggtttcaccatgttggccatgaactcctgacctcaggtgatccacccgccttggcctcccagtatgctggaattacaggtatgagccactgcgcacagccaGAATTACTATTTTACtttacaaaatttcaaaatacctTCTGCCTTTGTCATGAAACCTGGGCAGGTTTTGACCACCTCTGAACAACATGATCCCCCTACACCCCCGCgccacacacgcacactcacacccACAGTGGGCTCTCAGGAAAAGGGGAGGAAGCTTGGCGGTTTTCCATTACTGGCCCCCAGTGGAGGAGCTGCTCCTGGAATCACACGCCCACAGATGATACCTTAACAGCATCCAGTGCAACCTCATCccagagcattttttttctttcttctgcccaGACTATGCAATTTCCAAACCAGACCTCATGTCACAGATGGAGCGCGGGGAACGGCCCACCATGCAGGAGCAAGAAGACTCTGAGGAGGGCGAGACGCCGACAGATCCCAGTGCTGGTGAGTGGCTGAGGGTGGTCCGCAGCTCTGCATTCTAGATCATTCAGTACTGAGGAAGCCCCAGCATGCAGCAGCACAATCCAAGGTAGGCCCTGCCAGGAGCTGTCAGCAGGAAGGAGGCCTGCAGGTGCTAGGACCTGCTTTGGAGCACCGTGATCACCAGCGGCCGAACTTGTTGATTAGTGGGAATCCGTTGGGTTCACTGTCTCAGGAATTTTTTGACATGACCAAGTGTCACCTCACTCGCTGtaggaaataaagcaagaaacTCAAAAAAAGGCAATCACTTGTCAAGCAGTCACTAGTGCTTGAAATTCCTGGAGCTTTTGAGAGGAGGGCCACACCCCGAGTCCTGCAGGTGGTGAGTGGAGGGATAAGGGGCAGACATGGACTTTACTGGGAACAGGCTATATGCACAACTCCAGCAGGACAGCGTGTAGGTGGACTCTGCTGATAGGCACCCAGTGAGGCCGACCAGAGGCCATGTGGTTCACGTGCAGATTCTGGTGTGAGAAGGCCTATATCTGAGGACAGTTTTTCTGTTTACTGGTGGTGGGATTTCAGTTGCTTGATCGTTTtagagtctcagtttcctcatctgtaaaatagaactGGCACTAATATTTAACCGTAGGGCCTGGCACGTGATTGGCACGTAGCAATGGCTCAGTAAACGCCAGCTGCTATCAGTGTGCCCGGAGGGAAGGTCGCCCCATTCACAGCGGCTGGGTCAGTGGCCCACACAACCATACTGCAGGTGCTCTCGTGGTGTGTGGTTGCTCTTTGAAGCCCCTTCTTTGGAACTGCCCTTGGACTTGCATCACTTACCTCGATGGTCATCATCGGAAGCTAATCCTTGAACTTTGTGGCAGGTGTGGTGTGTGAACATAGCTGAGTGTCACTGGCGATCATGTCTGCTGAAAGACGATGATCCACCTGGAGAACTCTGTTCGGAGCCAACAGCCAAGTCTTGTTGCGAATTAATGTCATTGATTTGGGGACCTATCAACTGGCTCCAAACAGATATTCTAGGAACATGAAGTAATGTCAGCCCCATGTACTGAGTGAGAAGGTGACTTCTGGGAGAGGCAGAGCCTGTGAAAATACAAGTGCTGGCATGTCCCAGAGAAATCCAGCAGCACTGCTTTCTACACAATTGCCTAAACTTTAACTCGAGGGGAGGGGCTAACCCTGAGTTCATTCTGGAAGACAGAAAAGAGGAATTTAAAAGTCGATGAGGATGAGAGGTTGGTGACATTGTGGCACATGGCAGGGTGAACTTGGTTGAGGAAAATCAGCCAGAGATCCA encodes the following:
- the LOC141579979 gene encoding uncharacterized protein LOC141579979, with product MALRCGAGPALSPPPGLARGRRAPACSGRAGGAGAGPRSPGGGVGAGRAAVRAARPAASRPRAGPRPSTAAPGPRAAPLRPRLGPRLRPRPGLRAALPSRRLFSRGAAQQLPCCYKLHPGRHVPLRPFKEKHSEARRRLPEPRQLHLQPVGANSVERAARWRRTRPEPGPARRGARAEPPGPATLRDPPASHLGSSPARAPSGEAGRRAGGGEVGARSPGDVLGSGGGLIGSDSLPPADPLRLSHPEPGVVPFQNLRSQRDLRNPSHQRKPGVHVTSSVQPGFQGRGLCFQGEPGGWVLL